One window from the genome of Desulfovibrio legallii encodes:
- a CDS encoding sodium:proton exchanger — translation MTIRSLRPYIIAVLLTLPGVGLRFMDHAGMSPIVVALLSGIAILGASFLLTWACEVAQMDIPQAVAVAVVAFIAVLPEYAVDMYFTWMAGQQPESAYSHYAIANMTGANRLLIGVGWSAIVLLFASRFHKGVHLPDDKRTDVLFLGLATLYALCIPLKGSLTWVDGLVLLGVYIWYICIVARRPVEEEEPEGPAAVLARFAKKVRLRSVIAIFLFAALVILCNAEPFSENLVASGKLLGVNEFLLVQWLAPIASESPEFIIAIMFASRGNASLALGSLLSSKLNQWTLLVGMIPGVYAISSGGLTPPINLDTHQFQEILLTAGQSLFAVALLVDLRLHVREAFWLLVLFLAQLLSPLYDAQLEALLGLPHDPLRLHFFYAKVYIVLAIVLLLKNWRKVRDLRLGFKV, via the coding sequence ATGACCATCCGTTCGCTGCGGCCATACATCATTGCCGTGCTGCTGACCCTGCCCGGCGTAGGGCTGCGCTTTATGGACCATGCGGGCATGTCGCCCATTGTGGTGGCCCTGCTTTCCGGCATCGCCATTCTGGGGGCTTCCTTTCTGCTCACCTGGGCCTGCGAGGTGGCGCAGATGGACATTCCCCAGGCTGTGGCCGTGGCCGTGGTGGCCTTTATCGCCGTGCTGCCGGAATACGCCGTGGACATGTACTTTACCTGGATGGCGGGGCAGCAGCCTGAAAGCGCCTATTCCCACTACGCCATCGCCAATATGACCGGGGCCAACCGGCTGCTCATCGGCGTGGGCTGGTCGGCCATTGTGCTGCTCTTCGCCAGCCGCTTCCACAAAGGCGTGCACCTGCCCGACGACAAACGCACGGACGTGCTTTTCCTGGGCCTGGCCACGCTGTACGCCCTGTGCATCCCCCTCAAGGGTTCCCTTACCTGGGTGGACGGTCTGGTGCTGCTGGGCGTTTACATCTGGTACATCTGCATCGTGGCCCGCCGCCCCGTGGAAGAGGAGGAACCCGAAGGCCCGGCCGCCGTGCTGGCCCGCTTTGCCAAAAAAGTGCGCCTGCGCAGCGTCATCGCCATCTTCCTTTTTGCGGCCCTGGTCATCCTGTGCAACGCCGAACCGTTCAGCGAAAATCTGGTGGCCAGCGGCAAACTTCTGGGCGTCAACGAATTTTTGCTGGTGCAGTGGCTTGCGCCCATCGCCTCGGAATCGCCGGAGTTCATCATCGCCATCATGTTCGCCTCGCGCGGCAACGCCTCCCTGGCTCTGGGCAGCCTGCTTTCTTCCAAGCTCAATCAGTGGACCCTGCTGGTGGGCATGATCCCCGGGGTCTACGCCATCTCCTCCGGCGGGCTTACCCCGCCCATCAACCTTGACACCCACCAGTTTCAAGAAATACTCTTGACTGCGGGGCAATCCCTGTTTGCCGTGGCCCTGCTGGTGGACCTGCGGCTGCACGTGCGGGAGGCCTTCTGGCTGCTGGTTCTGTTTCTGGCCCAGCTGCTTTCGCCTCTGTACGATGCGCAATTGGAGGCCCTGCTGGGCCTGCCCCACGATCCGTTGCGCCTGCACTTTTTTTATGCAAAGGTTTATATTGTCCTTGCCATAGTGCTGCTGCTCAAAAATTGGCGCAAGGTGCGGGATCTGCGCCTGGGCTTCAAGGTGTAA
- a CDS encoding DUF3298 and DUF4163 domain-containing protein, translated as MPRLLFLLLCVLLLGERAQEAAALTGVGDPDRTAPPAAGSTALPVALPEPDAPADPPAGAAPDAEVGPLPSEAERSAAAAIISGSRRPGIIEHSLIRGGADVPGLHIHINYPSVGSKEIDADIRQWVTGLAEAFAANATALTLPGEDDAPPNELWGSYTVAAPSPAGLSLTFEIWTYTGGAHGNLDVLTLNYSLLTGQRLGLVDLFEDPEAALRIMSDWAYKELSQRLGGMRQEQTLRTGLTPVPENFASLTLVPQGVRINFQPYQVAPWAAGAQKVTIPLEELLPARPLLRLWGR; from the coding sequence ATGCCCCGTTTGCTGTTTTTGCTCCTCTGCGTCCTGCTGCTGGGCGAAAGGGCCCAGGAAGCCGCGGCCCTGACCGGTGTCGGCGATCCGGACCGGACTGCCCCCCCCGCCGCCGGGTCCACGGCGTTGCCTGTGGCCCTTCCAGAGCCCGACGCGCCCGCCGATCCCCCGGCCGGGGCCGCTCCTGACGCTGAAGTCGGCCCCCTGCCCAGCGAAGCCGAACGCAGCGCCGCGGCAGCCATCATTTCCGGTTCGCGCCGCCCGGGCATTATTGAGCATTCCCTCATCCGCGGCGGCGCGGACGTGCCTGGCCTGCATATCCACATCAACTACCCCTCTGTGGGCAGCAAGGAGATCGACGCGGACATCCGCCAGTGGGTCACCGGCCTGGCCGAGGCCTTTGCCGCCAATGCCACGGCCCTGACCCTGCCCGGCGAGGACGACGCCCCGCCCAACGAGCTGTGGGGCTCCTACACTGTGGCGGCCCCTTCGCCTGCGGGCCTGAGCCTGACCTTTGAAATCTGGACTTACACGGGAGGCGCGCACGGCAATCTGGACGTGCTGACCCTTAACTACAGCCTGCTCACGGGGCAGCGCCTGGGCCTGGTGGATTTGTTTGAAGACCCGGAAGCTGCCCTGCGGATCATGTCCGACTGGGCTTACAAGGAACTTTCGCAACGCCTGGGCGGCATGCGGCAGGAGCAGACCCTGCGCACGGGCCTCACCCCCGTGCCGGAAAACTTCGCCAGCCTTACCCTGGTGCCGCAGGGCGTGCGCATAAACTTCCAGCCCTATCAGGTGGCCCCCTGGGCGGCCGGCGCGCAGAAGGTCACCATCCCGCTGGAAGAACTGTTGCCCGCGCGGCCCCTGCTGCGCCTTTGGGGCCGCTAG